A window from Anomalospiza imberbis isolate Cuckoo-Finch-1a 21T00152 chromosome 8, ASM3175350v1, whole genome shotgun sequence encodes these proteins:
- the GDF10 gene encoding growth/differentiation factor 10 — MAARLTCCLLLWALGHGGCRSPAGQGAVRPPADPDLSAPGRDPRRGSSPPPGLGSIAQDMVAVHMLKLYEKYNREGSRPGDGNTVRSFKARPEFLAQKPLYCFNLTSMQDSEMILAATFHFYADKRPRHREVFCKRSKNSSCRLLHLPPVLRLNLVFQSIHQNSAYGLVKGNITVLLQRRGAWHAKDISHIVKESKRAGELILCAELDSGEKHQGFPEQVASHLPYILVYANDLAISEPNSVAGTLQRYDPFPPNDGDPNLSPNASTDTRVRRDTYLASSIQNNELPEVDYNNNKYNKHDIWENAYRSLKPKASRKDRRRKGQEDTETLKKSQVLNFDERTMKKARRKQWNEPRICSRRYMKVDFADIGWNEWIISPKSFDAYYCAGACEFPMPKIVRPSNHATIQSIVKAVGIIPGIPEPCCVPDKMSSLSVLFLDENKNVVLKVYPNMSVETCACR; from the exons ATGGCCGCCCGCCTgacctgctgcctcctgctgtGGGCCCTGGGCCATGGGGGCTGCCGCTCGCCGGCGGGGCAGGGCGCCGTCCGCCCGCCGGCCGACCCGGACTTGTCCGCCCCCGGCCGCGACCCCCGCCGCGGCTCTTCGCCgccccctgggctgggcagcatCGCTCAGGACATGGTAGCTGTCCACATGCTTAAGCTCTACGAGAAGTACAACCGGGAAGGGAGCCGGCCCGGCGACGGCAACACGGTCCGCAGCTTCAAAGCCAGGCCGG AATTCTTGGCCCAGAAGCCCTTGTACTGCTTCAATCTGACGTCCATGCAGGATTCAGAAATGATCCTTGCTGCCACTTTTCACTTCTATGCTGACAAACGCCCTCGGCACCGGGAGGTGTTTTGTAAACGGTCCAAGAACTCATCCTGCCGCCTCCTTCACCTGCCTCCAGTCCTACGGCTCAACCTAGTTTTCCAAAGTATTCACCAGAATTCTGCCTATGGACTAGTGAAAGGGAACATCACTGTGCTTCTTCAAAGGCGAGGGGCTTGGCATGCAAAGGACATTTCACACATTGTAAAAGAATCAAAACGAGCTGGAGAGCTCATTCTCTGTGCTGAGCTTGATTCTGGGGAGAAACACCAGGGCTTCCCCGAACAAGTTGCCAGCCATTTACCTTATATACTAGTTTATGCCAATGATCTTGCAATCTCTGAACCTAACAGTGTAGCAGGCACCCTACAGCGTTATGATCCATTCCCTCCCAATGATGGGGACCCAAATCTGTCCCCTAATGCTTCTACTGATACTCGAGTTAGGAGGGATACGTACCTCGCTAGCTCTATTCAGAACAATGAGTTGCCAGAAGTAGATTATAACAACAATAAATACAACAAACATGATATATGGGAGAATGCCTACAGATCCTTGAAACCAAAAGCATCACGCAAAGATCGAAGGAGAAAAGGGCAAGAAGATACAGAAACACTTAAAAAGTCTCAGGTGCTAAATTTTGATGAAAGAACGATGAAGAAAGCAAGGCGAAAACAATGGAATGAGCCAAGGATTTGTTCAAGAAGATACATGAAAGTTGACTTTGCTGATATTGGCTGGAATGAATGGATCATATCTCCCAAATCATTTGATGCTTACTACTGTGCAGGTGCATGTGAATTTCCAATGCCCAAG ATTGTCCGGCCATCAAATCATGCTACAATCCAGAGCATCGTAAAAGCAGTAGGAATCATTCCTGGCATCCCAGAaccctgctgtgtccctgacAAAATGAGCTCGCTCAGTGTCCTGTTCTTAGATGAGAAcaaaaatgttgttttaaaGGTATATCCCAATATGTCAGTTGAAACTTGTGCCTGCCGATAA